In Nitrospirota bacterium, the genomic window TCAGTAACAGCGCTGATAGGGCCCTCAGGTTGCGGTAAGACAACACTTCTGCGCTGTTTTAACCGCATGCACGACCTCTACCCGGGTTGCAGATACGAGGGTGAGATAGCATTTAACGGAATGGATATTTTGGCTAAAGACATAGACCTTATAGATTTGCGATGCCAGATAGGAATGGTGTTTCAAAAACCGACGCCATTTCCAATGTCAATTTTTGAAAACATTGCTTATGGACTAAAATTACGCGGAATAAACAAAAGAAGCGAGATGGCGGAACACGTGGAATCAGCCCTGAGACAGGCAGCACTGTGGGATGAGGTAAAGGACAAGTTAAATGAAAGCGCCTACGCAATATCCGGCGGCCAGCAGCAACGCCTTGTCATAGCGCGCTCTCTTGCGGTTAAGCCTAAGGTGCTGCTCTTTGATGAGCCTACAAGCGCCCTTGACCCTATCTCAACTTCAAAAATAGAGGACCTTGCAATTTTATTGAAAAAAGAGGTTACAATTATCATTGTGACACACAACATGCAGCAAGCTGCAAGAATTTCAGATTACACAGGATTTATGATGCTTGGGGACCTTATCGAGTATAATAAAACTGATACGGTGTTTACAAACCCGTCAAATAAGTTGACAGAGGATTATATAACGGGAAGGTTCGGATAATGCCAATACGTGATGATGAGTTAAAATCTTTGAAAGATATGATTCTGAAAATGGCTTCACTTGTGGAAAGCGCTATAAGGGACTCGGTACGTTCTCTTATAGAAAGTAATGCTGGTTTAGCCCAATCCGTGATAGAAAACGACCACATAGTAAACGCTCTCGATGTTAATATTGATGAGGAATGTATCCGCCTCATAGCCAGACGCCAGCCAATGGGCAGAGACCTCCGGTTTTTAACAACAGGAATGAAAATAACAACAGACCTTGAGCGAATAGCTGACCATGCTGTAAATATAGCCG contains:
- the pstB gene encoding phosphate ABC transporter ATP-binding protein, which encodes MKQEIDIEVKGLNFYYSNSVKALKDVTFPIYKNSVTALIGPSGCGKTTLLRCFNRMHDLYPGCRYEGEIAFNGMDILAKDIDLIDLRCQIGMVFQKPTPFPMSIFENIAYGLKLRGINKRSEMAEHVESALRQAALWDEVKDKLNESAYAISGGQQQRLVIARSLAVKPKVLLFDEPTSALDPISTSKIEDLAILLKKEVTIIIVTHNMQQAARISDYTGFMMLGDLIEYNKTDTVFTNPSNKLTEDYITGRFG